The genomic window tgatgctgtctgggtaattgtggaccgGCTGACAAAGTCGGCTCACTTTCTACCCATTCGGATGAACTATACTCTTGAGGAGTTAGCACGCTTGTACATAAAAGAggttgtgagacttcatggtatGCCTACTACTATAATTTCTGACATAGATCCccgtttcacttcgaggttttGGAGAGCATTTCAGAGAACTTTTGGAACCCGTTTgagcttgagtacagcttaccatcctcaaacagatggtcaatctgagAGGACGATCTAAACCCTAGAAGATATGTtaagggcttgtgttttggatcagccggcgagctgggatcggtatatgccactagtggagtttgcgtacaataatatctaccatgcgagcatcagaatggctccgtatgaggctctgtatgggagGAAATATCAATCTCCGCTATGCTGGTATGAAGCTGGGGAGAAAAGTTTATTGGGAcctgagatgatagctgaaaccactgaacaagtcaagaaaatctgaGATAGGATGCTCATTGCTCAGAGCCGTCAGAAGAGTTATACTGAttagaggcggaagcccttagagtttgaggaaggagaccaattccttaaggttactccgacaacaggagtaggtagagcgattaagACGAAGATgctgaatcctcgatacatcggTCCGTTTCAGATTCTTGAGAGGGttggaccggtggcgtatcggATGGGTCTACCGCCTCACCTTTCAAACCTGCACGACGTATTCCATGTGTTGCAGCTTCAGAAGTATACTCCtaatgctagccatgtgttagaacttGAATCGGTCCAGTTAAAGGAAGACTTGACTCTGCCGGTGACTCTGGTCAGAATTGATGACAtgagtatcaaacggttgcgcaGAAAAGAgatttcattagtcaaagtggcatggaTTCGGGCCGGTATTgaggagcacacttgggaacttgagtcggaaaAGCGAACGGACTACCCACacctattctcaggtaactgaattcgaattttgtgggcaaaattcccatttAGGTGGGTAGAATATAAAACtcagttaattaatgactaagtaaacaataaattaaaactaattctagaaaattagaaatgtgaattttatggtttaataagatagagaaaattaaaacgagaattttgacaccaattttaaagaaattggcccaagattgggtcaaacggccaaaccgggccaaccggacccatgttgggcccaaggcccagccAAGCCTCACTTAACTAAGAGAACTCAGCACTCTCTCCCCCTCAAACAACACACACACGCTGAGAAAGGGAAGCGGAAACTCAAACCCTTGCCCTCATTTGCTTCCAACttccattgatcataacttttgatccggagctttGATTGATGCACCGTTTACGGCCACACGACcgcggcgtcgagctctacaaaacccatacattTGTTCTTGGTATAAGTCACTGTTccgagagttacctgaaactagaggtcgatctcggatgagatctttcgtactggtcggagatgacgtgtccggctggttggtggcggtcggagctgttgtgcccgacttgttggactagCTGCACTGCtaatccttggccaccggagggtgggggggggtacctgcaagagactccgatgcttaagttagcacaggtattaagcaggttttatgtagaatcagagtatgagttatacctgggtgctccagtgtatttatagtagatggggctgacctttctgataagataagttagttatcttatcttatctttatcttattttgggtgaagtcagcttatcttcaaaggaatcgcctttatctctataggcttggattgcctttggatttgggttgtgttcctctatttgggccctctaTCGGGCTCTCCTGTCgttttggccgagttctttaagaagaagtcggtccgcttgacctgaagaggtcggtcgctttgtcgtttAATCATctcaggtcggatagctcgacccgggGTATGAACAGTTCCCCttcttgagctcggtcttctttgtcgAGGTCGAGTCCTTAACTTCGGTCCTTCTTgtagcgaagccgaactcaagcattttgtcgactccttttttgtagcagcttttgaatgtagaacgtttttcctctataagcgcgcgcttttgtattagcgcttttttgggaatgctagcggttttaatatccgcatttaattggcatttaattgccccgtttcccctaacttctctatttttgaattttgcattcaagaaacggtttctctccttcgcccttttcgtaacttctttcgCACTTATTCATTTCCTTTCACCCTCATTTCACCTTTTCTTGCGACGTCGCTTGGTGATTTTCTGAAGCTTCTGTTTTCGCCTGGAGTTTTGTAGTTTCGCGTTTCTCTCTGTGATACTGCTTGTGCTTTTTTGCTTGTGAGAAGGCAATTCCAGATTTCGTCTTCCATCCTTAATTTCCCTGAAGCTTTGctactttttccaggttggtactAGCTTTCCTGCTTCTTTCATAGCTTCGTCTTTAGTTTTTTAGTGAAGCTTTGATTTTGCATGTttgaaagtttggatctttttcGTGGTCTTGTATTTGCTTGTCACTGTAATGTGTTTTCTCTGACTTCCTTTTATGCATTCTCTTGGCATTTTCGTcgaggctttctagggttttgttgTTGCTTCTGGTTGTTTCCTGTCTGATATCGATAGCGAATCTGCATCTGTTCCTCGCTTTGTTTGGAGATTTCCTTTTGATTCTGTCAAAGTTTACACTTTTGATGATTTCTACTTGGCGTGTTTGATGTTAGTGCTTGCTCTTTGCTGAtaattttttgcttgatttcgaaaAAGTTTACGCCTTTGCTGTTTTTCCGCTGATAAACTGTATGGGGGTGGACCTTTTGcattttttgcttcctttgttttctttttggattttattttgatgagtgccggGATGTAGGTTGTAGAAATAATTTAAAGACCTTGctttgtttactgcctccaagggatgccccaagacctttgtcttgagtcttggggttttccctttttgtttatccgcccgtcgagGTGTTTTGCCCTCTATCCAAGATGTTTttaagtaatccattcttcttttctttttgtaggatttagttgacctcatgtcttcccgaaataatgttgtagagatgccttccgaGGTTCCCGCaggtatggccgattgggtggactccatggttctcatgtgtgtctcgctggttgattctgaattttgtgctcagcttaggcagtttcatagtgtctgtagtaattctggtgatgagaagaactatgaacttgtctctccctcttctgacgagagagtctgcttttcaactcgggttgttgatggtcgccctttcttttatgcttatgattttttctttggtcagctgggtatcaccgttccttttaccaaatttgaaaccgacctgttatggtcttgtaatgttgccccttctcaacttcaccccaattcctggggttttattaaaattttccaattatTGTGCAATGGTTTTAGTATTCCTGCTTCCcagtctctctttttctatctttttgtcttgactaagcccggtgtggtaaaaaagaggtcagcttgggtctcctttcgttctacccaggaaaagaaggttttttccatgtttgacgagtcgttctgtgattttaaaaactacttcttcaaggtccgagctgttgaaggagctcggcccttttttttggatgaaaatgacgaacctgcttttcccttggaatggcaaaaagacgtgagggtctccaggtattcgtgggagatgttggatgatgttgagcgagcctttgtgactatcctGGAAGAACGTTgaggtcaacctccccatctcgacacaaagaaatttctaactaatccttctcttcttcaaactgaactgggtatctttgtgttttctttattatccgtgtatgttgcttgtagctgtctttccgacttgtccgacttgtaactgattttctgttttatttgcagaagcaatgaagaatagtgaatccatgaaagcttttaagagggcgcaaagggcgactgctgccaggaatgttgctgccaaggcggctggggagggatcctcccaagtgcgcgagaagccatcagtgcagaGTTCCGCCAGGgcgaagaaggtgatccctacaccccgagttcgtttggtagatcctcacgtcacctctgctgctccttctgttgctcctcccaataaaaaacaaaagactgctgagccctttgacctcgatgctcctgattttaatgctattgaattcgtggatcaacaaatcggtccttacggcgctctctccatggacgatgtgtccatcctccatcacttggagTTTATGGCCTGAAATCTTGTGAAGATGGCATatatgtcggctgccatatatcggactgctcagaatctccctctccacgctactaaggcgtttatggaggaggcgaaacaagagtttgatcggatgaaggagttaaacgaggagcttgagacgaaggtagccaagctggagaaggacttgaagaatgaggaggcgagttCTCAGTCATTGGCAGCTTCTTTGAAgttggctgaggacgcagtcctgatgcacaaggagagttacctttcatcttatcgggaggtgatgcgcctgaggggggagcttgaCAGTGTTTGGGAAGATTATGttgagctccaaagtcatctcgttggcagcgtgactgctgcttatgagaacttgagggagcaagttcaggtcattgctcccgaggccgacctcaccctttttagcttggataatgtagtcagggatggcaagattgtccctgatgatgagggtgatgatgatgatgttgttcctccccctgtgtcctctacCAAAGTGCCGACCTCTTCCGTTCCCCCTGCTGTGCCCGACTCGGATTGCCAGACcctgaatcgggaggatggaactgtggatgctgtgccgctccagactcgtcctccttctccttgtcctgatgctgccaagaaggcttaTGATGCTTGCTAATCTCTTTCCTGGGGATTTGTGTAGTTGgctcggcttgtgggctttttaaaactttatttatttatttactgacACTTTCCTAGTTGCTTTTCTAGCAACTTTTATTCTGACAAACAAAAAAGGTGGCTCGCCATCCTTAGATTTTGCTGGCCTTTGAGGCTTTTGCAACTTTTGTAGATTTTATATAATGCCTTTTGATTTgacatttttctgttttctgctgaTGTGTGATATCTTgcggctcgacctccttgggttattttgttgtttgtagcttgaatcctttgaggttACGATTTGtggggtccaacttgtttctcggtTTTTCGTATTTGTGACCGGTTCCTTTGCGTTGGTCCCTTTTTAAGTTATTATCGTAAACttctctttcagagattacttttataacttgtttgtaggagattgACTTCGTCAGGTTGAtctctttttaagttatttttgtaatcctctttcttggacctttgtcaggtctctttcagggattattttgataacttttcagtagtaggagtccgacttggttatgtcggtctcccttaagttattttttgtagtcctctttcttggatctttgtcagatctctttcaggaactactttgataacttttcagtagtaggggtccgacttggttatgtcggtctcccttaagttattttttttttgtagtcctctttcttggatctttgtcagatctctttcagggactactttgataacttttcggTAGTAgaagtccgacttggttatgtcggtctcccttaagttattttttgtagtcctctttcttggatctttgtcagatctctttcagggactactttgataacttttcgttttgggctgactttgttatgtcgggtccttctaagttaaagtaatcctctttaatagggttggccagacctctttccagggtttacttataacttggtttgacttggttcgacttctcaatgttcgaccagtctttaagttattattttagcgatctGTAAGACCtcatcaggttcttttttagatcactttcgataacttcttacattattctatgttcatctttgccgatttgtagaaaatggttgtcatctctagatcgtcctttgggtgaattgcgttttcacctttatcggacggttgtctttatcgtgatcgtgcagtgaaattctttttcactttctgccgatctgttgctttataatcggacgatgaatgcttcagattaatgcgtcttgaaatctttgtagaacatctaaaatatattttatttaaaggaacaATGCAAAtagatacatatgggattgtctgagtctcaacttggtgcctcattaaaaaaccttttcaggaaaaagagtgcatccaatgatgagatcttttatctcttcttaactgtagtaccttcttaggttgcaagcgtgccacgtcctgggaagctctcgtccatcgagttcagacagtctgtagtagccctttccaagtacttctacaactcggtagggtcctttccagtttgctgtcaGCTTTctttctcctggtcgagttgttccgatatcatttcggattaggatgagatcattctctgtaaaacttctcggcactaccttttgattatatctggaagccattcggcgctttagagcttcttccctgatccgagctctttctcggagtTCGGGtagcaagtcgagctcttctctctgaagttgggagtttgctccctcattgtagtgaactactctgggcgaccctttcTCAATTTCTACTAgaatcatcgcctctattccgtatgctaatcggaagggggattccttcgtggtggaatgtagtgttgttcgatatgcccataggacctgtggaagctcttctgcccaggctccctttgcatcttgtaatctccgttttaatccggccaatatgactttgttagcagcttcggcctgtccgttggcttgtggatgttcaacggaggtgtactggtgctttatattcaagtctgctgctagttttctgaagcctgcatctgtgaattgagtgccattgtctgtggttattgaatatggaaccccgaatctcgtgacaatgtttctatataagaatttccggcttctttgagcggtggcattggctaggggctctgcctcgatccactttgtaaagtaatctacccctactatgaggaatttaacttgtcctgatccttgtgGGAAGggaccgagaagatcgagtccccattttgcaaacggccaaggcgaggtcacactgatgagctcttctggtggggcgatgtgaaagttggcatgtttctgacatggtgggcatgtctttacaaattctgtggcttctttctgtagagttggccaataaaatcccgcccggagtacttttttggcgagagctcgtgctccgagatgattgtcacaaataccgccgtgtatttcttctagcacttcctttgtgttggaggttggcacgcattttagtaaaggtgttgagattcctcttttgtacaggatgttgtttatgatggtgtagtactgtgcctccctttttaacctctttgccttctTTTCTTCTGTAGGGAGCattcctgttttgaggtagttggctataggggtcatccatccttggtcctgacttgttatagtcaggactttttcctcttctgagattgacgggttctacaacatttcctggatgaggcttctattgttaccccctggtttggtgctggctagttttgagagtgcatcagctcgggcattttgttcgcggggtatgtggcagatcttatactcctcgatttgtccgagctgttctttggttttatccaaataatttttcatggtgggatctttgacttggtagctccctgttatttgtgatgtaaccacttgtgaatcgctgtagatgttgagtttttgagctccgacctctttagccagcttcaaaccagctaataatgcttcatattccgcctggttgtttgaggccgggaacccgaacttgagggagagctcaacttgggttccttggttgctttctattatcacgcctgcgctgcttccagttttatttgaagaaccatccacgtaaaggttccattctgtgggggtttctagggcttctgtgaattctgcgataaagtcggccagatattgtgatttgattgccgtccgagcttcatattggagatcaaactctgacaactcgactgcctattatagaattctgcctgctagatctgttttctgcaatatttcttttatgggctggttagttcgaaccttaatggtgtgagcctagaagtacgggcggagtcgtcgagatgttaggataagagtgtaggcaaatttttctattttctgatagttcagctcggatccctgtagtgccttgctaatgaagtagacaggttgttgcccattttcgtcttctctgactagtgtcgaggctattgcccggttccctactgcgagatacaatatgagtggttctccttctcgtggtcgggataggataggtggccgtcctaagaactccttgaagtcttggaaggcttgctcacattctgtcgtccattcgaactattttccctttcttaacgtagcatagaaggggagggatTTTATCGCAGCTCCTGTTAAGAACCGGGATAGGGCAGCCAAtctcccattgagttgttgtacttctttgacacaggttgggctcttcatgttgagtatggcttgacatttgtctggatttgcttcaattcccctttgtgtgagtatgaaacctaagaatttgcctgcttctactgcgaaggtacattttgcgggattgagtcgcatgttgtgcttccttatggtgtcgaacacttgagccaggtcggataataatgtatcttcgctctgtgtctttatcaacatgtcgtccacataaacttccatgattttttcgatgtgatctgagaagactttattcattagcctttgataagtagctcctgcgttcttgagaccgaaaggcatcacgatgtagcagtagtttgcctttggtgttaagaacgaggtcttttcttgatctggtggatacatggggatttggttgtatcctgaatatgtgtccataaacgagaggtatctgtatccggaggaagcatctaccagagcgtcgatgcttgggagtgggtatggatcttttaggcaggctttgttgagatcggtgtaatcggtgcacattcgccacttcccatttgattttttcaccaagacgacattagctagccatagtgggtacttgacttctcttataaatccgNNNNNNNNNNNNNNNNNNNNNNNNNNNNNNNNNNNNNNNNNNNNNNNNNNNNNNNNNNNNNNNNNNNNNNNNNttttggtcagcttttatcgtagctatccctttcggagttgggaatttcatacataggtgtggggtcgagactattgcgccgagttggttgagtgttgtccgacctatgagagcattgtaagcttaacttacatcgactacgatgtaatctattttgagggtcctggattggttcccttttccgaaggttgtatgtagtggtatgtatcctagtggtcgaaccggggtatctcctaacctaaacagactgtttggatatgctttaagttcttttgcttctaagccgagtttatcaaaggctgttttgaataagatgtcggcagaactcccttggtctattaaggtgcggtgtaggttggcgtttgccaatatgatggtgataaccatgggatcgtcatgtcctgtgATGACGCCCGACGCATCttccttagtgaatgttatcgctgggatgttgagtgcttcttcctctccttcgacatgatatacttctttgagatatcttttgcgagaggatttggagatccctcctgctgcgaatccgccatgtattatgtggacatgtctttctggtgtcagaggtgatcgttcagttcgtccgtcATCCTcgtcccttcgtctttttctttggtcatcatctcggttagccagaaatcgatctaatcttccttctctcactaatttttctatgatattctttaagtcgaagcactcgttggtggagtgccctcgaactcgatggtattcacaatattccttccggttttcccctccccttttgcctttcaGTGGTCGCGTAGGGGGAATTttctctgtgtggcagacttctttgtatacgtcgaccagggatgccttgagaggggtgtaattatggtactttttgattttctccccctgtcgatcttctttctttttggattccttgtctttatctcggtaggtgttcccagattttgaggtttctcccaaccgagcgttttcttccatgttgatgtatttttctgctcgctcctgtacttcgtctaatgaggtagggtacttctttgatatagattggctaaatggtccctctcgtaggccattgatgagtcccatgatggcggcctctgttggtaagctttgtatgtccatgcatgttttgttgaatctttccatgtagttgcggaggctctcccgatctccttgcttgatccctagtagactgggggtgtgcttggctttatctttctggatggagaatcgggccaggaactttttggccaggtcgtcgaagtttgagatggactttggaggtaagttgtcgaaccatcggattgctgtctttgtgagagttgttgggaaagctttgcagcaaacagcgtctgaggcgtcggtaaggtacattctgcttctgaaattgctgagatgatggttgggatctgtggtaccgtcatataaagtcatatctgggagtttaaagtcctttgggattttggttttcatgatctccctggtgaatggatcctattctttacgtgagctttcctcaggagtgatccgaggggccttcgatttgagatcggcttctaattgctgtaatttttcttccaactctcgacgtcgccgtacctctctttgtagatcctttccgatttctcattgttgttgggtttctttttcaagttgtttcaagcgatcttgaagagcttctattgctcccggttTAGATGTATTTTTGTCTCCATTGGATTCTGGGGTGTCTTCTAGTGgggtgtccgcatttttgtgcggcgttctattttctagatctgaatcgtggtcgttgtcacggTTATCCGCCATGgagatgggatgacttccaggttccccggcaacggcgccaatgttccaagagttacctgaaactggaggtcgatctcggatgagatctttcgtactggtcggagatgacgtgtccggctggttggtggcggccggagctgttgtgcccAACTTGTTGGactagctgcactgctgatccttggcctccggagggtggggggtacctgcaagagactccgatgcttaagttagcacgggtattaagcaggttttatgtagaatcagagtatgagttatacctgggtgctccagtgtatttatagtagatggggctgacctttctgataagataagttagttatcttatcttatctttatcttattttgggtgaagtcagcttatcttcaagggaaccgcctttatctctataggcttggattgcctttggatttgggtcgtgttcctctatttgggccctctaTCGGGCTCTCCTGTCgttttggccgagttctttaagaagaagtcggtccgcttgacctgaagaggtcggtcgctttgtcgtttaatcatcccaggtcggatagctcgacccgggGTATGAACAGTCACAATTTCAATTCGGTTTCCTCAgcccttaatttcaaaaatttagtaGGTAAAGCATTGAGATTTTgagttttgatgttataggatccaattaaCTTGGAGGGAAGGCTTAGTCTTGCCTCCTTGATCCTTGGGCAAGGTAAGAGATCTCAAAGCTAGTGAAATTTCTGAATTAAGGCATTTGGATATTGAGTTATTATG from Arachis ipaensis cultivar K30076 chromosome B09, Araip1.1, whole genome shotgun sequence includes these protein-coding regions:
- the LOC107616053 gene encoding uncharacterized protein LOC107616053 — its product is MLNPRYIGPFQILERVGPVAYRMGLPPHLSNLHDVFHVLQLQKYTPNASHVLELESVQLKEDLTLPVTLVRIDDMSIKRLRRKEISLVKVAWIRAGIEEHTWELESEKRTDYPHLFSGN